The genomic segment ACCACCGCCCCTTCGGCCGCGATCGCGCCGCCTTCGAGGCCGAGCTCCTCAAACCGATCCTCGCCGCCCGGCCCGATGTCGTCTGCCTCGCAGGCTTCATGCGCGTGCTCACGCCCGAATTCGTCACCCGGTTCGCGGGCCGGATGCTCAACATCCACCCCTCGCTCCTGCCGAAATACCCGGGCCTGCACACCCATCAGCGCGCGCTGGAGGCCGGCGATGCCGAGGCCGGCTGCACGGTCCATGAGGTCACCCCGGTCCTCGACGATGGCCCGATCCTCGGCCAGGCCCGCGTCGCGATCCTGCCCGACGATACGCCCGAGACCCTCGCCGCCCGCGTGCTGACCCGCGAACATCTGCTCTACCCCGAGGTTCTGCGCCGTTTCACCCGCGGCGAGCGCATCCGCATCGAGCTCTGAGCCCGAAGCCCGGCCGGGCAGGGGGCGCTGCCCCCTCTGGCCTGCGGCCATTCACCCCCGGGATATTTGCGGCAAGATGAAAGGGGGCTGGTTT from the Rhodobacter xanthinilyticus genome contains:
- the purN gene encoding phosphoribosylglycinamide formyltransferase, with product MMRVAILISGGGSNMVRLVETMQAEGYATPVLVASNDAAAAGLDKAARMGVPTAAIDHRPFGRDRAAFEAELLKPILAARPDVVCLAGFMRVLTPEFVTRFAGRMLNIHPSLLPKYPGLHTHQRALEAGDAEAGCTVHEVTPVLDDGPILGQARVAILPDDTPETLAARVLTREHLLYPEVLRRFTRGERIRIEL